From a region of the Candidatus Stygibacter australis genome:
- a CDS encoding pyridoxal-phosphate dependent enzyme: MQSGSTDKIIFECVNCGRHYSVTEVEYLCPACSAQNTTDQPPEGVLKTIYDYEILKNQYGTELHNHLEKTGFIDLLPINSRQSLSYLKVGNTPLYEINIPENRQPPHKLLFKDDSQNPTFSYKDRASNLVSAVAKERGINTIIAASTGNAGSSLAGIGAAQGQKIIILVPEKAPIAKLVQIAMYGAEIIPVSGSYDDAFDLSVQATAELGIYNRNTAYNPFTIEGKKTAAYEIYSQMGKTLPDRVFIPVGDGCIIAGIYKGFEDLLKTGIINHIPEIISVRAENPETIADSISVKIPRNYYMSKQFLEKYKGKSIKVSDHSILHAGSILAARFGLFAEPAAAAAYAGYLSYMEEYQLEKNSRNVVLLTGSGLKDIKAVSALIKIPESIEPDLASLRKKLSRYI; this comes from the coding sequence ATGCAAAGTGGATCAACTGATAAGATCATTTTTGAGTGCGTAAATTGTGGCAGGCACTATTCTGTAACTGAAGTGGAATATCTGTGCCCTGCCTGCAGCGCTCAAAATACTACTGATCAGCCACCAGAAGGAGTATTGAAGACTATATATGATTATGAAATCTTAAAAAATCAATACGGAACAGAGCTGCATAACCATCTGGAAAAAACCGGTTTTATTGATCTATTACCAATTAATTCAAGGCAATCATTATCATATTTGAAAGTCGGCAACACTCCACTCTATGAGATAAATATCCCTGAAAATAGACAGCCGCCACATAAACTTCTCTTTAAAGATGATAGCCAGAATCCTACTTTTTCTTACAAGGATAGAGCTTCAAATCTGGTCTCTGCTGTAGCAAAGGAGAGAGGTATCAATACAATTATTGCTGCTTCCACTGGTAATGCAGGTTCTTCTCTGGCAGGAATTGGTGCTGCTCAAGGTCAGAAGATAATCATATTAGTTCCAGAGAAAGCGCCAATTGCCAAACTGGTTCAGATAGCAATGTACGGAGCAGAGATTATTCCCGTAAGTGGCAGCTATGATGATGCTTTTGATCTTTCTGTGCAGGCTACTGCAGAACTGGGTATCTATAATAGAAATACTGCTTATAACCCCTTTACTATTGAAGGGAAAAAAACTGCTGCTTATGAGATTTACAGTCAAATGGGAAAAACGCTTCCTGACAGGGTATTTATACCTGTAGGTGATGGATGTATTATTGCCGGGATATATAAGGGTTTTGAAGACCTGCTTAAAACGGGTATAATCAATCATATCCCGGAGATCATCTCAGTGAGGGCAGAAAATCCTGAAACAATAGCAGACTCCATTTCAGTTAAAATCCCACGTAATTATTATATGTCGAAGCAATTTCTGGAAAAATACAAAGGGAAATCAATCAAGGTATCAGATCACTCCATCCTCCATGCAGGCAGTATATTAGCTGCAAGATTTGGACTTTTTGCCGAACCCGCAGCAGCGGCAGCTTATGCCGGATATTTAAGTTATATGGAAGAATATCAGTTAGAAAAAAACAGCCGGAATGTGGTATTACTGACCGGCTCTGGATTAAAAGACATCAAGGCAGTATCAGCTCTGATCAAAATTCCGGAATCGATTGAGCCCGATCTGGCGTCATTAAGAAAGAAATTATCCCGATACATTTGA
- a CDS encoding pyridoxal-phosphate dependent enzyme: MNKDKEAVLKNTVQRCIEKNIIIPTYAQMRNPELVPDKIKEELKHIGLWDLHPYNLFRLTWKNEPVETGGGFGKVNYIELPYELTGVKARIVVLIGKYFPTGSHKVGATFGPLVEKLVAGDFDPTTQKALWPSTGNYCRGGAYDSYLLGCHSIAVLPEEMSQERFDWLHEVGAEVFATPGCESNVKEIYDKAKELCHDRGNKIVNLNQFSEIGNPLWHYAVTGPAMEEVFNEIKTEESRFSSVFLTQGSGGTLGSAEYLRTKFPRIIVGAGEALQCPTLLYNGYGGHRIEGIGDKHVPWIMNVRNIDLVIAIDDNPNIDLMRLFNEDKGHEYLQNKGVASEMIKKLELLGISSIANIMGAIKTAKYYEMNENDIIFTVATDSMEMYGSRLIESREKQGEYSLTQAAIDYNAALMGLSIDNMLELSYYDRRRMHNLKYFTWIEQQGKDVEELNAQWYDEHYWERQFNKVFEWDERINEFNARTGLLEKLK; encoded by the coding sequence ATGAATAAAGACAAAGAAGCAGTACTGAAAAATACTGTCCAAAGATGTATTGAAAAGAATATTATCATTCCCACTTATGCTCAGATGCGTAACCCTGAACTTGTGCCGGATAAAATTAAAGAAGAATTAAAGCATATTGGCTTATGGGATTTGCATCCCTATAACCTTTTTCGCCTTACCTGGAAAAATGAGCCAGTAGAAACCGGTGGTGGTTTTGGTAAAGTCAACTATATTGAATTGCCCTATGAATTGACAGGTGTAAAAGCCCGGATAGTAGTATTGATCGGTAAATACTTCCCTACAGGTTCTCACAAAGTGGGAGCGACTTTTGGCCCGCTGGTGGAAAAACTGGTGGCTGGTGATTTTGATCCCACTACCCAGAAAGCTTTATGGCCCTCCACAGGCAACTACTGTCGAGGAGGAGCTTATGATTCCTATCTGCTGGGCTGTCATTCGATTGCAGTACTACCGGAGGAGATGAGTCAGGAACGCTTTGACTGGCTGCATGAAGTGGGAGCTGAGGTTTTTGCCACTCCAGGCTGTGAAAGCAATGTGAAAGAAATATATGATAAGGCAAAAGAACTTTGCCATGATCGGGGAAATAAAATAGTTAATTTGAACCAGTTCAGTGAAATTGGGAATCCTCTCTGGCATTATGCAGTAACAGGACCTGCCATGGAGGAAGTGTTTAATGAAATAAAAACCGAAGAAAGCAGATTCAGTTCCGTATTTTTAACGCAGGGTTCAGGAGGAACACTGGGATCAGCAGAATATCTGCGTACAAAATTCCCCCGGATAATAGTTGGTGCAGGTGAAGCCTTGCAGTGCCCCACATTATTGTATAATGGTTATGGGGGACACAGGATAGAAGGTATTGGCGATAAACATGTTCCCTGGATCATGAATGTGCGTAATATCGATCTGGTGATAGCTATTGATGATAATCCTAATATTGACCTGATGAGATTATTTAATGAAGATAAGGGGCATGAATACCTGCAAAATAAAGGCGTGGCATCTGAGATGATCAAAAAGCTGGAATTATTAGGTATTTCTTCTATTGCCAATATCATGGGGGCTATCAAGACTGCTAAATATTATGAAATGAATGAGAATGATATAATATTTACCGTGGCAACAGACAGCATGGAAATGTATGGATCTCGTTTAATAGAAAGCAGAGAAAAGCAGGGAGAATATTCTCTTACTCAGGCAGCAATAGATTATAATGCGGCATTGATGGGATTAAGTATAGATAATATGCTGGAGCTTTCTTATTATGACCGCAGAAGAATGCACAATCTGAAATATTTTACCTGGATAGAACAGCAGGGCAAAGATGTTGAAGAGCTTAATGCCCAGTGGTATGATGAGCATTACTGGGAGAGACAATTCAATAAAGTATTTGAATGGGATGAAAGGATAAATGAATTCAATGCCCGGACGGGTTTATTAGAAAAGCTGAAATAG
- the ygeW gene encoding knotted carbamoyltransferase YgeW encodes MKIIHDEINMLKDLTTDMYGKNFLLTWEKSLEEIKATVLTTKILQLLFENNISAKIFESGLAVSNFRDNSTRTRFSFASAANLLGLSVQDLEESKSQIAHGETVRETANMISFLTEVIGIRDDMYPGLGDSYQREVAKAVQYGYDNGILASKPVIVNLQSDLDHPTQSLADLSKLVDYFGGIDKLKGKKIAVSWAYSPSYGKPLSVPQGLIALMSRLGMKINLAYPKGYELLPEIEELARKNTIKSGGEFMICDNMEQAFEGADIVYPKSWAPLSIMRTRTELMQNKDFKGLDELEKKCLIMNAEHMDWECNQKKMGLTRDGKALYMHCLPADITGVSCEHGEVSAEIFDKYMVDTYQQAGYKPFVIAAMILLAKTRKPVDALQQLLQNGSLRKKY; translated from the coding sequence ATGAAGATAATCCATGATGAAATAAATATGCTGAAAGATCTGACAACTGATATGTATGGTAAAAACTTCCTTTTAACCTGGGAAAAATCACTGGAAGAGATCAAAGCAACTGTTTTGACCACTAAGATTTTACAATTGCTCTTTGAAAATAATATATCAGCAAAAATATTTGAGTCAGGGCTGGCAGTATCTAATTTCCGTGATAATTCCACGCGCACACGGTTTAGCTTTGCATCTGCAGCAAATCTGCTGGGTCTTAGCGTGCAAGATCTGGAAGAGAGCAAATCTCAAATTGCTCATGGTGAAACTGTACGTGAAACTGCTAATATGATCTCATTTCTAACTGAGGTTATAGGCATCCGGGATGACATGTATCCTGGTCTGGGAGACAGCTATCAAAGAGAGGTTGCAAAAGCAGTGCAATATGGATATGATAATGGTATATTAGCATCAAAACCCGTTATAGTAAACCTGCAGAGTGACCTTGATCATCCTACTCAGTCTCTTGCGGACCTGTCAAAACTGGTAGATTATTTTGGTGGTATAGATAAACTAAAAGGCAAAAAGATTGCTGTGAGTTGGGCATATTCACCAAGCTATGGCAAACCATTATCTGTACCACAGGGATTGATCGCCTTGATGAGCAGGCTGGGAATGAAGATTAATCTGGCGTACCCCAAAGGTTATGAATTATTACCCGAAATTGAAGAACTGGCAAGGAAAAATACAATTAAAAGCGGGGGAGAATTCATGATCTGCGATAATATGGAGCAGGCATTCGAAGGAGCAGATATAGTATACCCCAAATCCTGGGCACCTTTGAGTATTATGCGAACCCGTACAGAACTGATGCAGAACAAGGATTTTAAGGGTTTAGATGAGCTCGAAAAGAAATGCCTGATCATGAATGCCGAACATATGGATTGGGAATGCAATCAGAAAAAAATGGGACTTACCCGTGATGGTAAGGCATTATATATGCACTGCCTCCCTGCCGATATTACCGGGGTCAGTTGTGAACACGGGGAAGTATCGGCTGAAATATTTGATAAATATATGGTGGACACATATCAGCAGGCAGGGTATAAGCCTTTTGTGATAGCAGCCATGATACTGTTGGCAAAAACCCGTAAACCTGTTGATGCCTTGCAGCAGCTTCTGCAAAATGGAAGCTTGCGTAAAAAGTATTAA
- a CDS encoding YgeY family selenium metabolism-linked hydrolase, whose amino-acid sequence MDYKAIKNLAESYTKETAKLLSRMIQTPSFSGKEADMVKLLKREMEDHGFDDVRIDGLGSVIGKIGNGKRIIAFDAHIDTVYPGDTADWNFPPHSGMIDKDRVWGRGSSDQLGGMAAMLTAGKIIRKLGLNKEFTILFTGTVMEEDCDGIAWEYLIEEEGIKPELVVSTEPTSLNIYRGHRGRMEIEVEVKGVSCHGSAPERGVNAIYKMASIVKEIEKLPAELKDDDFLGKGTITTTIFKSDSASQCSVPDRARILLDRRLTVGENKESSVAEVRACCDRAGISDAEITVPLYEEKAYTGKIYPVEKYFPTWVLPKDSLWLKSAEEAYINLFDKAPKIDKWTFSTNCVFIMGKHPEIKCLGLGPGDEDQAHAVNESVKISDLWQAAAFYAGLVAKLNEG is encoded by the coding sequence ATGGATTACAAGGCAATAAAAAATCTGGCAGAAAGTTATACAAAAGAAACTGCAAAACTCTTGAGCAGGATGATCCAGACACCATCATTTTCGGGTAAAGAAGCTGATATGGTAAAACTTCTGAAGCGTGAAATGGAAGACCATGGATTTGATGATGTGCGGATTGACGGATTAGGCAGTGTTATTGGTAAAATAGGAAACGGTAAGAGAATTATAGCTTTTGATGCTCATATAGATACCGTGTATCCCGGAGATACAGCAGACTGGAATTTTCCACCTCATTCAGGAATGATTGATAAGGATCGGGTATGGGGACGTGGTAGCTCAGATCAGTTAGGCGGCATGGCAGCCATGCTGACAGCTGGGAAGATCATCAGGAAACTGGGTTTGAATAAAGAATTTACAATTTTGTTTACCGGTACTGTGATGGAGGAAGATTGTGATGGAATTGCCTGGGAATATCTGATTGAGGAAGAAGGTATCAAGCCTGAGCTGGTAGTAAGCACTGAGCCCACGAGTTTGAATATATATCGTGGTCATAGAGGCAGAATGGAGATAGAAGTAGAAGTGAAAGGCGTTTCCTGCCATGGTTCAGCACCTGAGCGGGGAGTTAATGCTATTTATAAAATGGCATCTATCGTGAAAGAAATCGAAAAATTACCTGCCGAACTAAAAGATGATGATTTCCTGGGTAAAGGAACAATTACCACTACGATATTCAAATCAGATTCAGCCAGCCAGTGTTCTGTACCTGACCGGGCAAGAATTCTGCTGGATAGAAGGCTTACTGTGGGTGAAAATAAAGAAAGCTCTGTGGCAGAAGTGCGAGCCTGTTGTGATCGGGCAGGGATCAGTGATGCTGAGATAACGGTTCCCCTATACGAGGAAAAAGCATATACTGGTAAAATATATCCAGTAGAGAAATATTTTCCAACCTGGGTATTACCCAAAGATTCCCTATGGCTGAAAAGTGCGGAAGAGGCTTATATTAATTTATTCGATAAAGCTCCCAAAATAGATAAATGGACTTTCAGCACTAATTGTGTGTTCATTATGGGCAAGCATCCTGAGATCAAATGTCTGGGACTGGGTCCTGGAGATGAAGATCAGGCACATGCCGTAAATGAGAGTGTGAAGATCAGTGACCTTTGGCAGGCAGCAGCATTTTATGCTGGACTGGTTGCGAAACTTAATGAGGGATAG
- the ygfK gene encoding putative selenate reductase subunit YgfK — MSMVMKPVVFGDLLNWICSEYEKQRSIFGINDASFFRNRGKNHFSSGGHDYETILGPAAGPHTQCAQNIISAYLTGSRFFELKTVQILDELDIEKPCIEAEYEGYNTEWSTELSVEEAYQEYVKAWVIMHFLRDFLELSEQDEGFIFNMSVGYDLKGIKSPKIDKFINNLVDAGNESYFNQCVRELRDFVSKRLDMEKWSDKIINIPSQISNSITLSTMHGCPPEDQEAICRYLLGEKKLHTFLKLNPTLLGYEYVHETMQKLGFNLELKPDTFAHDLQYGAAKEIVSALMAYAEKQDRMFGVKLSNTLPVKNLKQVLPGNEMYMSGKALFPLTINLAHKLHLDFGQKLNISYCGGAEFENIKDIAASGIRPVTMATNLLKPGGYKRIAQLCEILNDSSLPEQIDQQVLSELADRAVNKDYGYGKFNVSVKNNNKLPIYDCAGAGCQKGCPIEQDIPEYIRLVAEEKYAEALQVIHLRNALPHITGYICEQPCQTKCVRVDYEYPLSIREIKKEAAAEGYYEYLESLTASEINGASVAIIGAGPAGLSAALYLRRQGMQVKIYEKESSAGGLVRQVIPGFRLPEEVIDKDLEMLIRCGVEIIYNSKVGVDELLSAGNKYVILAIGAGKSRNLKLKGDNDKVFHALEFLRKNKRNEFPMKEIQNIVVTGGGNSAMDSARAAIRRGGVKNVSLVYRRTEAEMPADKEEFENALKDGVEFRELLQPVAYKNGELICQPMKLGEIDNSGRRQAIPAAEPVVLIPADLVISAIGEIVDQDYLKANHIDAKNECVTNLKNVYIAGDARRGPSSVVQSMADGIEAAEQILKKEKIEYKTDQVEKSYLEIESEIYKLHKEKGKIKPVADDIKLETERCLKCDYLCNKCVEVCPNRANVAIRVNSTRLLDHFQIIHLDKLCNECGNCETFCPYQGKPYKDKFNLFSSAEDFAESNNNGVYFSGDNQGLVRYFEVEGEFIDEDGFMVKDKTGKEVFISPETVEVIKSINEKYGYLIKL; from the coding sequence ATGAGTATGGTGATGAAACCAGTCGTTTTCGGGGATTTGTTGAACTGGATATGCAGCGAATATGAAAAACAGAGAAGCATTTTTGGGATAAATGATGCCAGTTTTTTCCGTAATCGGGGAAAGAATCACTTTAGTTCAGGGGGACATGATTATGAGACTATATTAGGACCAGCAGCAGGACCTCATACGCAGTGTGCTCAAAATATAATTTCAGCATATTTGACCGGTTCAAGATTTTTTGAACTGAAAACAGTGCAGATCCTGGATGAACTTGATATAGAAAAGCCCTGTATAGAAGCAGAATATGAAGGTTATAATACAGAGTGGAGCACAGAATTGAGCGTAGAAGAGGCATATCAGGAATATGTGAAAGCCTGGGTTATAATGCACTTTTTGAGGGATTTTCTGGAATTATCTGAACAGGATGAAGGTTTCATCTTTAATATGAGTGTGGGCTATGATCTAAAGGGGATCAAGTCTCCCAAAATTGATAAATTTATCAATAACCTGGTTGATGCAGGTAATGAGTCATATTTCAATCAATGCGTGCGGGAGCTGAGAGACTTTGTCAGTAAACGACTAGACATGGAAAAATGGAGTGATAAGATTATAAATATACCTTCACAAATCTCAAATTCAATAACGCTATCGACGATGCATGGCTGTCCTCCAGAAGATCAGGAAGCAATTTGCCGATATTTGCTGGGAGAAAAGAAACTGCATACATTTCTGAAATTGAATCCAACTTTACTAGGATATGAATATGTGCATGAAACAATGCAGAAATTGGGGTTTAATCTGGAATTGAAGCCAGATACTTTTGCGCATGATCTGCAATATGGGGCAGCAAAAGAAATTGTGTCTGCTCTTATGGCCTACGCAGAGAAGCAGGACAGGATGTTTGGAGTAAAGCTCTCAAACACTTTGCCAGTAAAGAATCTTAAGCAGGTTTTACCAGGAAACGAAATGTATATGAGCGGGAAAGCACTTTTTCCATTAACTATCAATCTGGCACACAAACTACATCTGGATTTTGGTCAGAAGTTAAATATTTCTTATTGTGGAGGAGCAGAATTTGAGAATATCAAGGATATTGCTGCAAGTGGTATTAGACCCGTAACAATGGCTACAAATCTACTGAAACCGGGGGGATATAAAAGAATAGCTCAATTGTGTGAAATTCTCAATGACAGTTCTTTACCGGAGCAGATAGATCAACAAGTGCTGTCAGAACTCGCTGATCGTGCCGTAAACAAGGATTATGGATATGGTAAGTTCAACGTCAGTGTAAAGAATAATAATAAGTTACCTATTTATGACTGTGCGGGAGCTGGCTGTCAGAAAGGTTGCCCAATCGAGCAAGATATTCCAGAATATATCAGACTGGTTGCGGAAGAAAAATATGCTGAAGCATTGCAGGTTATTCACTTAAGAAATGCTCTGCCCCATATTACTGGTTATATATGTGAACAGCCCTGTCAAACAAAATGCGTGCGTGTGGATTATGAATATCCGTTATCAATCAGAGAAATAAAAAAGGAAGCAGCAGCGGAAGGATATTATGAATATCTTGAGAGCTTAACAGCCAGTGAAATTAATGGAGCAAGCGTGGCGATAATCGGAGCGGGGCCAGCAGGACTTTCGGCAGCATTATATTTACGAAGACAGGGAATGCAGGTGAAAATATATGAAAAGGAGTCATCTGCCGGGGGATTGGTAAGACAGGTGATACCTGGTTTCAGGCTACCGGAAGAAGTGATTGATAAAGATCTGGAAATGCTCATACGTTGTGGTGTGGAAATCATTTATAATTCAAAGGTGGGGGTCGACGAATTGCTCTCAGCTGGAAATAAATATGTGATATTAGCAATTGGAGCAGGAAAGAGCAGGAATTTGAAACTGAAGGGTGATAATGATAAAGTTTTCCATGCTCTGGAATTTTTGCGGAAAAATAAACGAAATGAGTTTCCCATGAAGGAAATTCAGAATATTGTAGTTACAGGTGGAGGTAATTCTGCCATGGATAGTGCCCGGGCAGCAATCAGGCGCGGTGGAGTGAAAAATGTGAGCCTGGTTTATCGCAGAACAGAAGCTGAGATGCCGGCAGATAAAGAAGAATTTGAAAATGCTTTGAAAGATGGAGTGGAATTCAGAGAACTATTACAGCCAGTGGCATATAAAAATGGAGAATTGATCTGTCAGCCGATGAAATTGGGTGAGATCGATAATTCTGGACGCAGGCAGGCAATACCTGCTGCTGAGCCGGTGGTTCTGATTCCTGCTGATCTGGTGATTTCCGCAATTGGTGAAATTGTTGATCAGGATTATTTGAAGGCTAATCATATTGACGCCAAAAATGAATGTGTAACAAATCTCAAAAATGTGTATATAGCTGGAGATGCCAGGCGAGGGCCTTCTTCGGTGGTTCAGTCAATGGCAGATGGGATTGAAGCTGCTGAGCAGATTTTGAAGAAAGAAAAGATAGAATATAAGACTGATCAAGTGGAAAAATCTTACCTGGAAATTGAAAGCGAGATATATAAATTACATAAAGAGAAAGGAAAGATAAAACCAGTAGCTGATGATATCAAGCTGGAAACAGAGCGCTGCTTGAAATGCGATTATCTGTGCAATAAATGCGTGGAAGTATGTCCCAATCGGGCTAATGTGGCTATCAGGGTGAATTCAACTCGATTGTTAGATCATTTTCAGATCATCCATTTAGATAAATTATGTAATGAATGCGGAAATTGTGAGACCTTCTGCCCCTATCAGGGGAAGCCTTATAAAGATAAATTCAATCTATTCAGTTCAGCAGAAGATTTTGCCGAAAGCAATAATAATGGGGTGTATTTCAGCGGTGATAATCAAGGTCTTGTACGTTATTTTGAAGTAGAAGGTGAGTTTATTGATGAGGATGGATTTATGGTGAAAGATAAAACAGGGAAAGAGGTGTTCATCTCTCCCGAAACCGTGGAAGTGATCAAATCAATTAATGAAAAATATGGATATCTAATTAAATTATAG